The nucleotide sequence TCTTGCCTccaaatgattttgatttatatgAAGACGAATTCTAACTCTAActttgtaattaatttattcaGGCCACATTTAAATACTACTCGAGCTATTGGTCAGATAAAAATCAATACAACGCTGCCGGAGGAGAGACTGGATTTGACTCAGAAGAAACCAAATTGCATACCTACTGGGACACATCCTTCAacaagatctgtctcggtatgaaagTTGGCGGCCAGACGCGATTTGTTGCCTTCAACAAGCAGGCTACTTCTCTGCATTCCCTGATCGCTGATGGACATTACCGCGCCACCTCATTGGGTCGTTCCACTTGGAAGGCACTTATTGGCTCGGAAGCCTCGTTACAGACAAACTGCAACAAGGAAGGATTCAATGCAGGCGGATGTTATGGTGATGGTTGCGCTTTAGTAAGGATCGGTATCGTTTCAAATGAGCAAAATGACTGTGATTCATGTGATTCCAGGATTGGATTTGGCGGTGCCGGGAACCCTGATGATAGTATTACTTGTGGAAATGGTGCGATACATGATCCAGATAACGGTGACAAGCTCATTAAAACCATGGGTTACATCTTAGTGCAGTGAGAACcccattaaatttttttccgattGGAGAAATAATGTTTATACACTGGAGTGCAGAATTTGTGATGCCGAGCCTTGCGGAATCtaatttcttttggaaaactttATGAGGAAAGagtaattttgtattttcaactaagttgataacgtaaattgggcatcgtaaagagtttaaaagctgacgttttgccATTTTTCAGAgccctctgacgaagggtttacgaaaggctaacgctcgaaacgtcagcttttaaattctttaccgtggccaatttacgttatcaacttagttaataaaaactaaattaccttggtatactctcccaccgacgtagcaacacagtttctttagaaaattacctCCTTTATTTGCAAAAAGAGTAACAGCGAATTCGAGAGTGTATACTACAGGCAGCATACAATTTATATATTCGCAGTTTTCACAAAGCCTATTGTAACACTAACAATGATTAAGTTTAATtgattttccttgaaaaattatattctttgaGGGACTTATTCTCTATTAACGTTCTTTGATTGTCAAGCTTTAAGGCTGATGTTACACGATAAATGAGTGATGAATGCCTCTTCCACATACCTTGAAatctgaagtaaaaaaataaaacgtgatCTTCACAATAGTTGGGACATACATGTACATACGACCTGTCTCTCCCTTGGAAACTGTCTATTCCATGAAGTTTTATCTTAAGCATCCCTTTGTATAAACTTCGACAATGTAAGCGAggaattaatgaatgaaaataaaaggatcgacaatccccgaataaaaacCGTAAAGTGTGTTGgcgcactcaagatgaaaacatgcttTGAATTACTACAAAAACAATAGtaatccttgtataacaccgtagtttttacaacaaaataatttgacgAACTCAACAAGCAATTCGCAGTTGTTGGTAGGTGATTTTTAGTAATTTATCTTGAATGTCAACGACAATCATGGCTTTTTTAGATAAACTGTAATAAACACATGGTGCTTTTGATGGAGGGAGCGGCTGGCAAAATTTTGATACGCATAGTAATGatgaaaattccaaatttttgttCGATGGTAAGCCAACAGGGGCAGACTGCTGGACTGTCTTTTAGTTAAAAGAGAAAACGCATTTTAATCTAAACAACGGCACATAAGGTATCAAATTATTTTACCAAATACTTAAGAAATTCCATGTTGCGTGCTTTATACTTTCAGGATGACAAAATCAATTAGGATAGGTTTCATAGAAGTTATTACTGGCTGCTGAAATCAATTGTAATGATAATATTTATGGCTTCATGCAAACAAAAAGGATAAACCCCCCGCCTACTTGGTTTTCACCCACTTtggataatttatttatctgagcagaattgattttatttttggtgagcTGACAAGGAACATGTACAAAGttatgatgaagaaaaaatttagctGTTGGCCTTAAAAATTCAGGTTGAAGGATTACAAAAGGCGTGCACTGCGTAACTTACGATGTTCTGATATATCATGAGCTATGTTGTCTTTTGCCAGTAGCTTACTGATTTTCCACGGACTCTCTTCCATAATTCCTGAAGCAACCTGTGTTAAAGGTAATTCTTGTTTTCCACAGCTACCACTGTTGTAAATTACCTCTCTTTTACGACTATTCTTTATTCAAATGTTCATTTAGGCATTTTGTCAGCAATATTCAAAACGATCTCAGGCTTGTTTAGCAAGGTAGcataattattatcaaaacaTCCAAAGTTTGATTAACAGATTTAATATTCCTAATGCATTATCGAATGTCTCAATCAAATATTCTTCTATGAATTATGACACAGAGAAAATATAGCCAAcgaaacttttttgaaaaaacaagcaaagaaaacattttttataacCAAAGCCCTCCTTGCATATACACTTTACatgtttcaatatttttttgtaatttcgagtatgaaaaaagacattttccgCGGAGTAACGCTGGTAACGTGCCAATCTCTAAATATCATCAATAAAAGGTGAGAAGTTGTACTAGTAAACCgaaaatattatttcaacaATTGAAAAATTATGCCCTGGAGGTCTTGCCTTTTGTTTTGAGAGAAGCAATTAAGTTGCCTTCAATTATTCCAAAAAAGGGTGTATTTTGACGTGGCTAAAGAAGTGATAACAAAAGCTATTAGGAAGAAAAGCATATAAAATGCCATAGTATTTAAGAGATGTTTCTCCAGAAATCCAAAACTTTCCAACCTGTAAATCGACAGTAAACATTCGGTAATTGAATTTTGGGATATGTTTGTATGGATATCACACTGAGTCCAAAATGTGTATAACTTCTTCATTCAATTCGGAAGTTTAATGGTGGGGAAGAGCGAGGAGGGGCTTGATCTCAACACGGTGTAATAAAACATACAGATTTCATATCTATTCCCTTTTGTTTGCGTGTAGCTGTGACGTATGCATCCTATGCATTCGTGAAAAACCAGTTCCATTACCTGGATGCTCCCAGCATTGAGATGTTTATGGTGACTGATGTGTTTGACTGCACGTTTGAATGTCTTCGTCTCCCGTCATGTGTTTCTGTAAATGTGGCGAGCAATAAAGAAGCCCCTGGAAATATTTTTTGCGAGTTGCTGTCTTCTGACAAATACCAAAAGTCTCAGAAGTTTACAGGAAACAAGACTTCGCATCACTTATTTAAAAAGGTAAAGGTTTCAGAAAAACTAGCTGAAAGAAGCCAAATCTTAACAACGATTGCATGCGCATCTATCAGTGCgttactcaaaaaaaaaatacttttttttttatccttgattgttaaaatttcaactgaaacaacagcctttaaaacaaatagactaacgaaacaaattaaaagtataataaatataaaaagaacACAACGAAACTCAACGAAACAAAACGACTGAATGTTTAACGCTAGACGTACTCAGCTTTTTCTGCCAGACGGCAAGGAGAAGCTATAAAAAATTTTAGCGTTTTTCAGTTTCCAATTTAGAGCCTGTTTTTATGGATTTAACGGTAAACTAATGCGTCTATAAGGGAGTAATCCGTCGATCCGTATTATATTTTATTacatcttgatcacgtttacatgataggtacGTGGGGTACCCGCTTTGGCGGGTTGCctggtctgccaggtagggtaaccctgtcagctgAGGTCATATTTGtcatgtaaacgtctcaaggtggggtaatcCGTCTAACTGGGGTCACGTTGATGTTACAATCAAACCTCGCCAACAACTTTTCGAAACTTCGTCACGGAATCCCGGAGTTGTAAAATTGTAAGTAACACGGGCTAATTCCCAAGCACTCACCTAAATGGGGTCCCCCAAATCCATTTATATAGGCCCTTAGTTGAGTTGCTTCACCAGCAAAAAGCACATACTTTTAAAACATAATCAAACATTCGCATCTCAAGAGGCAATCCATCTATGCCAAGTTCAAACGTGATCACCGTAAtctgttattatttttcagtCGCAATGCATTTCCACGCCGTGTCAAAACGGAGGTAAATGTTTGGCAAACTATCAAGACGAAACATTCACATGTCATTGTAAAGACGACTTCATTggaaaacattgtgaaaacgGTAATGATTTACAACGATGATCTTGCCTAGtgtttgtttattattattattatcattttttttttttctgcactaCATTTTTTTAGGGAGGGGGGATGagtcttttctttcaattttgttccCTCGCCAAATGCAATTTTAACTGTTATTTAAtctatttattataattattatttgttatttaatcTATTCCTATGGATATTGTATATAAACCTATTGGTAATATTACATGTACATTGGTGCTCAGACATAAATATCCTGGTGTTTTGCAAACGAAATGAGCGAGTACCATATAATTATCAAATCaagaagaaacaataaattCATATCTGCAAACAGAAACGTcatgattttatttaaatcaaatgaagattttaaaCAAGTTTTGTAAAGAATAAATGCACGTGAAAAGTCAATGGACATGCTTATGATATTCcagaaaactaaaaaacttgATAGGGATCGAAGGTATCTTCTCGTCATAACTCTCATTTTGTTGAAATTTAATGTAAAATCTTCATGTGGATAGAATCAGTTAACATGACAAAATCGCTCTCTTAATCAATACCATTCCAATGAACATACATTAGTTTGGGTATGATGGCCCATACATTACAGCGTTGCACAGAGTCTGTTTAGTTACCGCATAtattagttttttctttgtttttgttttttctaatttgtttttcgctttcctaatgttttttttttttttatttcaggtgcAACGTCTTGCAAACAATTATTTGAGGCATACAAGTGAGTCTAAGGATGCcgttatttttcttttacctcgcctgaaaaatatattttattttgctatGTAGAACACTGGCTGCCTCTATTGGGTCTTAAGAAATAGCACTGAATCGTCTATGTTGGTAGCTAGCATGACAATTTGTTGATAACGTCCATACGAAGCCAAAACCAGAGTtgtatttttataataaaattgtTAATTGTTTAACGCTATACTTTCCCAACTTAAAATATATTAGCATATAACTAATCTTGTAACTGTCTACCAGCTTCAACTCAACTCGAGTGGCCACACTCCGCTTTGGCTTAACATCAGTCTCTGTTTACTGTCACATGGGAGGTTTTGGATGTGGCGATGGGGTGTGGACAACTGTCATGAAGATTGATGGCAGCAAGGTAACTTAAGAGGAATATTATTTATACTTTTAACACTGATAAACATCAGCACCTAAGAGAAATACAACTCAAACAGCTTTAACGAAGGcttttgcttttattccttTGAAACCCTATTCTGTATCTGCAGGAACAATTTTACAATGATCCTTCgtttattcattcattatccattttttatcatcatcattttctaCAGGAAGTTTAAGTCAGATCAGTTTCTCACAAGCGTAGTTTCTTTGCAGTGTGTAGGTGTCACTAACTTAAATTACTCAAACTACAATAACTAATTTCGGCGCTACCTCCTccagagaggagctcactcaatttataaccgccgtcaattcctttcatccggctcttaaatatacctgggaaatttccgacacttctttggcttttctagacatcaaaatttcaattgaaggcaacggtttatGCATTCGTGTTTACTACAAAACCTACAGATTCAgatagttacttgttgtattcatcttcacagCCATCACtcgtcaagaactccatacccttttcacagtttctcagacttcgtcgtttatgtagtgacgactctgatttttccggAAAATCAGAGACAATGcgccagtttttcgataaacgtggctatcctgtttctgtcgttcaagcgggccaccactttgcccaacaaattgatcgacagtaAGCACTaaaaacggctgagaaggaaaacactgaccgcattccgtttactcttacattttaccctcacaaccacgcagttaaatctatcattcttaaaaaatttaaattactccaatcagagactggcactatcttttcgcaacccccacttgtttcattcaaacgcgacaaaaacataagcaactttttagtcaggagttcatttcaaaccaatgactttcaaatgcgctcgctcactATGCAAAACTTGTTCCATTATTCATAacatagagaaaatatcgggacccaaaaaggtccattaagatcactgatcactttacgtgcacctccgccaatgttatttactgcataacttgcacttattgcaaaaagttatacatcggcgaaacaggaagacgactgggtgaccgtttccgagaacacctttgcagcgtggaaagaaatgacaaggacacaACCAAGTCAGTCGCTAGAGACTTTAATCTCCCTGATCATTCTAAACAGCTTATGGCagtctgcggcctttccttacatctagggAGTTCGGAAAACCGCAAAACAccagaataaaaaatttatcttccaaatcggcacccttaatccccacggaatcaacgagcgcttttcattcaactaatttattcctgttttctcctcaccatattcccaccaatggcgtagctccactaTCTGCAtctaaacccacacacaacccacaattcctccaatcgctctgacgaagggctaacgctcgaaacgtcagcttttttactctttacggtggttaatttacgttttcaactcagttgttaacactgaattacctgttatactctcccaccgaaacttaccccctttctACAATAATTACTGTTTTGAAACCATTCATACACATGTGCGTCActcctgtttgtttttcttatggATGTCATTGTAAGAAGTTTTTGAAATGTGAATCAGCCATCTCAGAATAGAACTGTTCAGTAACATCCCGCAAGCGGCATAGAGATCAGTAGATGTACAAGCAGCATTTTCATGCATGAAACCTAAAAATTTTATCCACCTGATACCTCAgtgttgttttaaatatctttgtTATAATCAGAGCACCTTCCACTACGACTCAGTCTACTGGGGAAATACAGATGCGTACAATCCTCCTGGAGGAGCGACAGCTTTTGACACGCTGGAGACAAAGATGCCGACGTACTGGAACACACCCTTCActaagatctgtctcggtatgaaaaCTGCTCGACACATAAACTTCGTCATTATCAACAAGGAGGCCAACTCTTTGTATTCACTGGTCGCTGACGGTAGTTATCGCTCCACTTTATTGGGTCGAGACACATGGAAGTCTCTGATTGGATCCCAAGGATCTCTCCAGTCTTACTGTAATAAAGAAGGCTTCAATGCAGTATGCGGCAACGCCTGTAGAGCCAGAATCGGTGTTGtctctaacaacgaaaacgcCTGCACAACCTGCGACTCTAGAATTGGATTTGGTGGAGGAGGACGCCCCGAAAACTCCAATACGTGTGGAAACGCAAATAATGACATACGAGCTATGTGTTACATCTTAGTGCAGTAACCTAAACATCTTTCCACCTTAGTAACGACAAACTCTTTCATCAAAGGGAACTAAATATTATCTTTGCATTTCCTGAGGAAGTACTTAATAACATTTTATGTTACCAATGCTTAGTGCATCCGCAGCACGTCAGCAATGAGGGTTCATAAAGTCACTTTTCACAACGGAAATGATAACCTTAAGTCTTGAGACAGCTAATGATATTCAATGTTCTTTTACCTCACAACTATAAATAGCAACAACCTTGTTTCTGAAATGATAACCTTAAGTCTTGAGACAGCTAA is from Pocillopora verrucosa isolate sample1 chromosome 7, ASM3666991v2, whole genome shotgun sequence and encodes:
- the LOC131792368 gene encoding uncharacterized protein, whose amino-acid sequence is MFMVTDVFDCTFECLRLPSCVSVNVASNKEAPGNIFCELLSSDKYQKSQKFTGNKTSHHLFKKSQCISTPCQNGGKCLANYQDETFTCHCKDDFIGKHCENGATSCKQLFEAYNFNSTRVATLRFGLTSVSVYCHMGGFGCGDGVWTTVMKIDGSKSTFHYDSVYWGNTDAYNPPGGATAFDTLETKMPTYWNTPFTKICLGMKTARHINFVIINKEANSLYSLVADGSYRSTLLGRDTWKSLIGSQGSLQSYCNKEGFNAVCGNACRARIGVVSNNENACTTCDSRIGFGGGGRPENSNTCGNANNDIRAMCYILVQ